In Tenacibaculum pacificus, a single window of DNA contains:
- a CDS encoding SAM-dependent methyltransferase yields MNDKLHNQIIDNYDTLKYALLKAQTFDESHFGFPEIYYKIMETDAQRVNAFKKAFELNNNFKDAVVCEIGVGTLPLTKLYMPHVKKAYLIENNPDLIPFINKEIEKYDWKDKVEVIYANALTVNLPEKVDHVIGELMSIYCANEFQVQIFQHMRQFLKPDGKLFPNRIVNFARLCEAEIDENVQHYPVMFTRHQPMFLSQQFLANEIELLKEKKEGVNLSFSVPALFSGTINALYLESYVEVTPGANFTGTDSLMPPTVLKTTNTLAVKAGDLIHIDFSFKYGDSLDKISCMLS; encoded by the coding sequence ATGAACGACAAACTACATAATCAAATTATAGATAATTACGATACGTTAAAATATGCCTTATTAAAAGCACAAACTTTTGATGAATCTCATTTTGGTTTTCCTGAAATTTATTATAAAATAATGGAAACCGATGCGCAAAGAGTCAACGCATTTAAAAAAGCTTTTGAGCTAAATAATAACTTTAAAGATGCCGTAGTTTGTGAAATTGGCGTTGGTACTTTACCGCTAACAAAATTATATATGCCACACGTTAAAAAGGCGTATTTAATTGAAAACAATCCTGATTTAATTCCTTTTATCAACAAAGAAATTGAAAAATATGATTGGAAAGACAAAGTAGAAGTTATTTATGCCAATGCACTTACCGTCAATTTACCCGAAAAAGTTGACCATGTTATTGGTGAATTAATGAGTATTTATTGTGCTAATGAATTTCAGGTGCAAATTTTTCAACATATGCGTCAGTTTTTAAAACCTGATGGTAAATTATTCCCAAATAGAATTGTGAATTTTGCAAGATTATGCGAGGCTGAAATAGATGAAAATGTACAACATTATCCTGTAATGTTTACAAGACATCAGCCGATGTTTTTATCACAACAATTTTTAGCAAATGAAATTGAATTATTAAAAGAAAAAAAAGAAGGTGTAAATTTAAGTTTTTCAGTTCCTGCTTTATTTTCAGGTACAATTAATGCCTTATATTTAGAATCGTATGTAGAAGTTACACCTGGTGCTAATTTTACAGGAACAGATAGTTTAATGCCTCCTACCGTTTTAAAAACCACCAATACTTTAGCCGTTAAAGCAGGTGATTTAATACACATCGATTTTAGTTTTAAATACGGTGATTCTCTTGATAAAATTAGCTGTATGCTTTCTTAA
- a CDS encoding 2OG-Fe dioxygenase family protein, whose protein sequence is MITEKEISEQLKRTIKAPIRIGSLTDLAINKADFIASFKLFFDTDLMDDVYLVKNNQIAFLKSVFIEDIVSLEKIHQDYFEGNLSKNVLNPWIDKLSENQKKEFLILSKITRQRNISSFTVEKSSEKQRDNLGVKRIEAKSFKQDVSDFRVWKRVFKQASKASVENELFKSLLKQVFLLISEIHPTTQKIKVTSHFMRTISDVQIKGENSPEGVHEDGAKYILSALVINRTNILGGETQIFEAISEKKELVFNTILEAGEFAFQADTGEEKEFGTDLWHYVTPIQPINLAEKGVRDIIGFDIEIVS, encoded by the coding sequence ATGATTACTGAAAAAGAGATATCCGAACAATTAAAACGTACTATAAAAGCGCCAATTCGTATTGGTTCGTTAACTGATTTAGCCATTAATAAAGCCGATTTTATAGCATCTTTTAAACTTTTTTTTGATACTGATTTAATGGATGATGTGTATTTGGTTAAAAATAATCAAATTGCATTTTTAAAGTCGGTTTTTATAGAGGATATAGTTTCTTTAGAAAAAATACATCAAGATTATTTTGAAGGAAATTTATCAAAAAATGTTTTAAATCCTTGGATTGATAAATTATCAGAAAATCAAAAGAAAGAATTTTTAATCCTTTCTAAAATTACAAGACAACGAAATATTTCTTCTTTTACAGTTGAGAAATCATCAGAAAAACAAAGAGATAATTTAGGTGTAAAACGTATTGAAGCAAAATCATTTAAACAAGATGTATCCGATTTTAGAGTTTGGAAACGTGTTTTTAAACAAGCATCAAAAGCATCCGTAGAAAATGAATTATTTAAAAGCCTTTTAAAACAAGTATTTCTTTTGATAAGTGAAATTCATCCAACTACTCAAAAGATAAAAGTTACGAGTCATTTTATGCGCACAATTTCTGATGTTCAGATAAAAGGAGAAAACTCTCCAGAAGGTGTTCATGAAGATGGTGCAAAATATATTCTTTCTGCTTTGGTTATCAATAGAACGAATATTTTAGGTGGAGAAACTCAAATTTTTGAAGCTATTTCAGAAAAAAAAGAACTTGTTTTTAATACGATTTTAGAAGCTGGAGAATTTGCTTTTCAAGCAGATACTGGCGAAGAAAAAGAATTCGGAACTGATTTATGGCATTATGTAACGCCTATTCAGCCGATAAATTTAGCTGAAAAAGGCGTTAGAGATATTATTGGTTTTGATATTGAAATAGTATCTTAA
- a CDS encoding phosphate ABC transporter substrate-binding/OmpA family protein, whose protein sequence is MAGKKLTPLSKILIVAVIIGGVYFLLNKLRDPKVKDKINEVTASSETKEGYQDVLNIGVVTWGGYAGGQYFNEGFRANTNSRFYKDYGFKVNFKVIDDFDASRDAFKNGDIDLMWATIDAFPTEVAGLSQYQPQVVFQADWSRGGDAIVARRGINKVSDLRGKKIAVAPMTPSHSFLIWLLEAGDISVKDVKIIEVPSAIDAADAFKSGTVDAAVVWSPDDADCVQKVAGARVLESTKNATHIIADVFVAKKDFIENNKEQLRELYEGWMIGASELNNSDANKKKAAKILAEGLSQPEGFCYDAINNVRLATHGDNQNFFGLNNNYNGVTGENLYNKMKVKYQNLGYNTSGAKSWRLLSTKDLVTKTNSLTGANHVSEKEKQFSKANDKLAKKASLSSKKVSISFRTGQFILSDNAKQLIDVQFTPIAKAFANTRIRIEGNTDNVGKRSSNVLLSRRRAQSVANYLIDQHNMPKNRFIILGNGPDKPIAGCERNQNKDCQAKNRRTDFELVVD, encoded by the coding sequence ATGGCAGGAAAAAAATTAACTCCATTATCCAAAATATTAATTGTTGCAGTAATCATTGGAGGTGTTTATTTCTTATTAAATAAACTAAGAGATCCGAAGGTTAAAGACAAAATAAATGAAGTAACTGCGAGCTCAGAAACCAAAGAAGGGTATCAAGATGTGTTAAATATCGGAGTTGTTACTTGGGGAGGTTATGCTGGTGGACAATATTTTAATGAAGGTTTTAGAGCAAATACAAATTCTCGATTTTATAAAGATTACGGATTTAAAGTAAATTTTAAAGTAATTGATGATTTTGATGCTTCTCGTGATGCGTTTAAAAATGGCGATATCGATTTAATGTGGGCAACTATTGATGCTTTTCCTACCGAAGTTGCAGGATTATCGCAATATCAACCGCAAGTTGTTTTTCAGGCAGATTGGAGTCGTGGAGGAGATGCAATTGTTGCACGTAGAGGAATTAATAAAGTAAGCGATTTAAGAGGTAAGAAAATTGCCGTTGCACCAATGACACCATCGCACTCGTTTTTAATTTGGTTATTAGAAGCAGGAGATATCAGTGTAAAAGATGTTAAAATAATTGAAGTGCCAAGTGCTATTGATGCTGCCGATGCTTTTAAAAGTGGAACTGTTGATGCTGCCGTTGTTTGGAGTCCAGATGATGCTGATTGTGTTCAAAAAGTAGCAGGAGCTAGGGTTTTAGAAAGTACTAAAAATGCAACACATATTATTGCTGATGTTTTTGTCGCTAAAAAAGATTTTATCGAAAATAATAAAGAGCAATTAAGAGAATTATACGAAGGTTGGATGATTGGAGCTTCTGAACTTAATAATTCGGATGCTAACAAAAAGAAAGCCGCTAAAATTTTAGCTGAAGGTTTATCGCAACCAGAAGGTTTTTGTTATGATGCGATTAATAATGTACGTTTAGCTACACATGGAGATAATCAAAATTTCTTCGGATTAAATAATAATTACAACGGTGTAACTGGTGAAAACTTGTACAATAAAATGAAAGTAAAGTATCAAAATTTAGGATACAATACTTCAGGTGCAAAAAGTTGGAGATTACTTTCAACAAAAGATTTAGTAACAAAAACCAACTCTTTAACAGGAGCAAATCATGTTTCAGAAAAAGAAAAACAATTTTCTAAAGCCAATGATAAATTAGCTAAAAAAGCATCTTTATCATCAAAAAAAGTAAGTATCAGTTTTAGAACTGGTCAGTTTATTTTAAGCGATAATGCAAAGCAATTAATAGACGTGCAATTTACGCCAATAGCAAAAGCTTTTGCAAATACACGCATCCGTATTGAAGGAAATACTGATAATGTTGGAAAAAGAAGTTCTAATGTTTTACTTTCTAGACGAAGAGCTCAGTCGGTTGCTAATTATTTAATCGATCAACATAATATGCCTAAAAATAGGTTTATCATTTTAGGAAATGGTCCTGATAAACCAATTGCTGGTTGTGAGAGAAATCAGAATAAAGATTGTCAAGCAAAAAATAGAAGAACCGATTTTGAATTAGTTGTAGACTAA
- a CDS encoding ABC transporter ATP-binding protein translates to MSLLFTDNPQASNLIELRNIEQSYNNGQTKIIQNLDLLIEDKPMQGQFAVILGMSGCGKSTLLRYIAGLQQPTSGSVLVKGQPVSKENRVSMVFQQYSSLPWMTVLDNVGLALKFEGISKKERDERAMEMIQLVGLDGHQKKYAQYPNLSGGQLQRIAIARSLMSNPEILLMDEPFGALDVKTRLQMQDLLINIWEKFSPTILFVTHDIQEAVYLADDIYIMKHAPSNFVKHINVDLPFQRNRETKRLPHFDELVHQVEDAMMAIDSEN, encoded by the coding sequence ATGAGCTTACTATTTACAGATAACCCACAGGCGTCTAATCTTATCGAATTGCGCAATATTGAGCAGTCGTATAATAACGGACAAACTAAAATTATTCAAAATTTAGATTTACTAATTGAAGATAAACCAATGCAAGGGCAATTTGCCGTTATTTTAGGAATGTCGGGCTGTGGAAAATCTACTTTATTAAGATATATTGCAGGTTTACAACAACCAACATCAGGAAGTGTTTTGGTAAAAGGGCAACCTGTTAGCAAAGAAAATAGGGTGAGTATGGTTTTTCAGCAATACTCTTCTTTACCTTGGATGACCGTTTTAGATAATGTTGGTTTGGCATTGAAATTTGAAGGGATTTCTAAAAAAGAACGTGATGAACGTGCTATGGAAATGATTCAATTAGTAGGTTTAGATGGACATCAAAAAAAGTATGCACAATATCCTAATTTATCAGGAGGACAGTTACAAAGAATTGCGATTGCGAGAAGTTTAATGTCGAATCCAGAAATTTTATTGATGGATGAGCCTTTTGGAGCTTTAGATGTTAAAACAAGGTTGCAAATGCAAGATTTATTAATCAATATTTGGGAGAAATTTAGCCCAACTATTTTGTTTGTAACACATGACATTCAGGAAGCGGTGTATTTAGCCGATGATATTTATATCATGAAACACGCACCATCAAATTTTGTAAAACATATTAATGTCGATTTGCCTTTTCAACGAAATAGAGAAACTAAAAGATTGCCTCATTTTGATGAATTAGTACATCAAGTAGAAGATGCAATGATGGCAATAGATTCAGAAAATTAA
- a CDS encoding AAA family ATPase — translation MNSTKSYKIIDLFFKKLSSKDTPYFFKGKLVNPLKIIAISADFSKLKIKDEDLLLLYSSKKDSNNFDFVITSKHIHTKSNTYLLEITALKNEEFLSFDKEHLSLIRNLVSDLGLSVNEEKKNLASFTDKFKRFVNQKESSATNFDIDASFLEILKNEGDKIQNLADDLNNNKRFSTVINDIVTKTDDAVKFTAEHIILQDIIKVFNKVCNLTSEENKVATLRIKFLLAFLFEKLQGKDIISSLSIARINEFVASDSFDKNIEIIKKATLFDLGDTYKNEFLLPLILKRLKNPHFSNSAAFLYRIASLIVKADGTVSEKEQEILKNINDKLQHPKEKLQGVKEVEIDENETLEEVLEELNQLVGLDNIKGAISELSNFLKVQKLRESEGLKSVNNSLHSVFMGPPGTGKTTVARLISKIYKHLGYLEKGHLIETDRSGMVAGYVGQTALKVEEIVTASLNGVLFIDEAYALAKDAKKDFGNEAIEVLLKKMEDHRKELVVIVAGYPDEMKSFINSNPGLQSRFNRYFTFDHYKPTELVAIFELFCKKNDFVLATDAKEKLLFIFEKLYEKKDKNFGNARVARNLFEKIIEYQANRIIAIAPITKELLITIVEQDIPPVNKTVEKYLMFQEAEEVL, via the coding sequence ATGAATAGTACAAAATCGTATAAAATAATCGACCTGTTTTTTAAGAAGTTATCTTCAAAAGATACGCCTTATTTTTTTAAAGGGAAATTGGTAAATCCTTTAAAAATAATAGCTATTTCTGCGGATTTTTCAAAACTGAAAATTAAAGATGAAGATTTATTATTGCTTTATTCGTCAAAGAAAGATAGCAATAATTTCGATTTTGTAATTACCTCAAAACATATTCACACAAAAAGCAATACGTATTTATTAGAAATTACGGCTTTAAAAAATGAGGAATTCCTTTCTTTTGATAAAGAACATTTATCATTAATAAGAAATTTGGTGAGTGATTTAGGTTTATCAGTAAATGAAGAAAAGAAAAATTTGGCTTCTTTTACTGATAAATTTAAACGCTTTGTAAATCAAAAAGAAAGTAGTGCTACTAATTTTGATATTGATGCTTCTTTTTTAGAAATTTTAAAAAATGAAGGTGATAAAATTCAAAATTTAGCAGACGATTTAAATAATAATAAACGGTTTTCAACAGTAATTAATGATATTGTAACTAAAACCGATGATGCTGTAAAATTTACCGCCGAACACATTATTTTACAAGATATTATTAAAGTATTTAATAAAGTTTGTAATTTAACAAGTGAAGAAAATAAAGTAGCAACGCTAAGAATTAAGTTTTTACTCGCTTTTTTGTTTGAAAAATTACAAGGAAAGGATATTATCAGTAGTTTGAGTATCGCCCGAATAAATGAATTTGTTGCTTCGGATAGTTTTGATAAAAATATTGAAATTATAAAAAAAGCCACTCTTTTTGATTTAGGAGATACCTATAAAAATGAGTTTTTATTACCACTAATTTTAAAGCGATTAAAGAATCCACATTTTTCAAATTCAGCTGCTTTTTTATATCGAATTGCTTCTTTAATCGTAAAAGCAGATGGAACAGTATCTGAAAAAGAACAAGAAATACTCAAAAATATAAACGATAAGTTACAGCATCCGAAGGAAAAATTACAAGGTGTAAAAGAGGTTGAAATTGATGAAAATGAAACTTTAGAAGAAGTTTTAGAGGAATTGAATCAATTGGTAGGATTGGACAATATTAAAGGTGCAATCTCTGAATTATCGAATTTTTTAAAGGTTCAAAAATTACGAGAATCCGAAGGATTAAAAAGTGTAAATAATTCGTTGCATTCTGTTTTTATGGGACCTCCAGGTACAGGGAAAACTACGGTAGCACGTTTAATTTCTAAAATATACAAACATTTAGGATACTTAGAAAAAGGACATTTAATAGAAACTGACAGAAGTGGAATGGTTGCGGGTTATGTTGGACAAACGGCTTTAAAAGTTGAAGAAATTGTAACCGCTTCGTTAAATGGTGTTTTATTTATTGATGAAGCATATGCCTTGGCAAAAGATGCTAAAAAAGATTTTGGAAATGAAGCTATTGAAGTATTACTGAAAAAAATGGAAGACCACAGAAAAGAATTGGTGGTTATTGTAGCTGGATATCCAGATGAAATGAAAAGTTTTATCAATTCAAACCCAGGGTTACAATCTCGTTTTAATAGGTATTTTACTTTTGATCATTATAAACCGACAGAATTGGTCGCTATTTTTGAACTTTTTTGTAAAAAGAACGATTTTGTTTTAGCTACTGATGCTAAAGAAAAACTCTTATTTATCTTTGAAAAACTCTACGAAAAAAAGGATAAAAATTTTGGAAATGCTCGTGTAGCAAGAAATCTTTTTGAAAAAATAATTGAATATCAAGCAAACAGAATTATTGCAATTGCTCCCATAACAAAAGAATTATTAATCACCATTGTTGAACAAGATATACCGCCAGTAAATAAAACAGTGGAAAAATATTTGATGTTTCAAGAAGCCGAAGAAGTATTATAA
- a CDS encoding ABC transporter permease — protein MNYKKLFELRGELASKERITLTILGSVILILFWFLLAEVLSKTIITQNDTISPTSLSKENRKYYESDSLLVANYTLLETKSIDDLKGFGLVKNKVYPILPSPIKVIKAFPELNKDDDVIGNTFLSIKLNLLGYLLAIIIAIPVGFLLGLIPLFRGLFSKIIDSYRFIPLTAVTGIFIMWLGLGSQMKVSFLAFGIIVYLIPVVVQRIDEVRKVYLNTVFTLGATPWQTIKSVYMPYVFSKLIDDIRVLTAISWTYITIVEMLNKGGGIGELIWTAKRQSRIDKAFAILIIIVIIGVVQDRLFVIIDKLLFPYKHINTNKR, from the coding sequence ATGAACTATAAAAAATTATTTGAGTTACGAGGAGAACTCGCATCAAAAGAAAGAATTACGCTAACCATTTTGGGAAGCGTAATTCTTATTTTGTTTTGGTTTTTATTAGCTGAAGTTTTATCTAAAACTATCATCACCCAAAACGACACGATCTCACCTACTTCTTTATCCAAAGAAAATAGAAAATACTATGAAAGCGATTCACTTTTAGTTGCTAATTACACACTTTTAGAAACAAAAAGTATTGATGATTTAAAAGGATTCGGTTTAGTTAAAAATAAAGTATATCCTATTTTACCTTCGCCAATAAAAGTAATCAAAGCTTTTCCTGAATTAAATAAAGATGATGATGTTATTGGAAATACTTTTTTATCAATTAAATTAAATCTTTTAGGATATTTATTAGCCATTATTATTGCAATTCCTGTTGGTTTTCTTTTAGGATTAATTCCACTTTTTAGAGGTTTGTTTAGCAAAATAATTGATTCATATCGTTTTATTCCGCTAACAGCTGTAACAGGAATTTTTATTATGTGGCTCGGTTTAGGAAGTCAAATGAAAGTTAGTTTTTTAGCTTTTGGTATTATCGTTTATTTAATTCCTGTGGTGGTTCAACGTATTGATGAAGTTCGAAAAGTATATTTAAACACTGTTTTTACTTTAGGAGCAACACCATGGCAAACCATAAAATCGGTATATATGCCGTATGTGTTTTCAAAATTAATTGATGATATTCGAGTTTTAACCGCAATTTCTTGGACGTATATTACCATCGTAGAAATGCTAAATAAAGGCGGTGGAATTGGTGAATTAATTTGGACAGCAAAAAGACAAAGTAGAATAGATAAGGCGTTTGCAATATTAATAATCATTGTTATTATTGGCGTGGTACAAGATCGATTATTTGTAATTATAGATAAACTATTGTTTCCTTACAAACACATTAATACAAACAAACGTTAA
- a CDS encoding DUF1266 domain-containing protein produces the protein MNQNTYYIIGAIAVVFTIYIIFVITYASKRKKKQLEKFNNLKPLNKSEKNALVFGAILSYHRGEDILEIKPKDSIDTYKNGLRDSWEISNKEEAIETISALISLERSQEFDKYLLNPSDDLTKIEKKIAKGLKLELEEIQQVKSTFAWDTCRAISLTKWCFWCDYLTEKECWNFINQVVNTAQNLGSNWKDYTISFLLGRTMQGFDLEDVIIESEQLLSGKNLLGEKEFLSVYSKFLYK, from the coding sequence ATGAATCAAAATACATACTACATAATAGGCGCAATTGCAGTAGTTTTTACAATATATATAATTTTTGTAATCACTTATGCGAGTAAAAGAAAGAAAAAACAATTAGAAAAATTTAATAATCTTAAACCTTTAAACAAAAGCGAAAAAAATGCATTAGTCTTTGGAGCAATACTTTCTTACCACAGAGGTGAAGATATATTAGAAATTAAACCTAAAGATTCAATTGACACCTATAAAAATGGATTAAGAGATTCTTGGGAAATATCAAATAAAGAAGAAGCTATTGAAACAATTAGTGCTTTAATTTCACTTGAAAGAAGTCAAGAATTTGATAAGTATTTATTAAATCCTTCGGATGATTTAACCAAAATAGAAAAGAAAATAGCAAAAGGCTTAAAGCTAGAACTAGAAGAAATACAGCAAGTAAAATCAACTTTTGCTTGGGATACTTGTAGAGCAATATCATTAACAAAATGGTGTTTTTGGTGTGATTATTTAACAGAAAAAGAATGTTGGAACTTTATTAATCAAGTGGTTAATACAGCACAAAACCTAGGCTCAAATTGGAAAGATTATACCATTTCATTTTTATTAGGAAGAACTATGCAAGGTTTTGATTTAGAAGATGTAATTATAGAATCTGAACAACTTTTAAGTGGTAAAAATTTACTTGGAGAAAAAGAGTTTTTAAGTGTTTACTCAAAATTTTTATACAAGTAA
- a CDS encoding HopJ type III effector protein: protein MTLQEFKNTLKNTPKNIQFSDTISVIEENYNFTPSAFKNGDLENASTQNLGSCKVLSFAVKQELSKEEALACFAQYYFIDVLENPTATDHQNIRNFMNTGFEGLSFENETLSEKV, encoded by the coding sequence ATGACATTACAAGAATTTAAAAATACTTTAAAGAATACACCTAAAAATATTCAATTTTCAGATACGATTAGTGTTATTGAAGAAAACTACAATTTTACCCCATCAGCATTTAAAAATGGAGATTTAGAAAATGCGAGTACTCAAAATTTAGGTTCGTGTAAAGTGCTTTCTTTTGCTGTAAAACAAGAATTAAGCAAAGAAGAAGCATTGGCTTGTTTTGCACAATATTATTTTATTGATGTTTTAGAAAATCCAACAGCTACCGACCATCAGAATATTAGAAATTTTATGAATACTGGTTTCGAAGGACTTTCTTTTGAAAATGAAACTTTAAGCGAAAAAGTATAA
- a CDS encoding PspA/IM30 family protein has product MENFTPKSFWEKPEGKTGMFFTALLAGGSMYFLYKALPYLINIVENTLHLGLLLAGLGALIYMILDPKMRNLIFYMYKSFMRWITGLFILIDPIGILKSYIDDLKDNLKKMNKQIAVLKGQMRRLQQIMNENKKNINNNLKLASAAKEKDKKGIMILKSRKAGRLRESNLKLDELYRKMEILYRVLTKMYENSEILVEDIEDQVMVKEQERKAIRASHSAMKSAMNIITGNNDKKEMFDRALEAIADDVSMKIGEMERFMEMSNGFMDSIDLQNGIFEEEGLELLDKWEKEGVSLILGNQKDLLVNDSHSVDLDAPTLKKNKKHNNQYTDLFNF; this is encoded by the coding sequence ATGGAAAACTTTACACCCAAATCTTTTTGGGAAAAACCAGAAGGAAAAACAGGAATGTTTTTTACAGCTTTATTAGCAGGAGGGAGTATGTATTTTTTATACAAAGCATTGCCTTATCTTATTAATATTGTAGAAAACACCTTACATTTAGGATTACTTTTAGCAGGTTTAGGAGCTTTAATTTATATGATTTTAGATCCTAAAATGCGTAACTTGATTTTTTACATGTATAAATCGTTTATGCGATGGATTACAGGTTTGTTTATTTTAATTGATCCGATAGGAATTTTAAAAAGTTATATTGATGATTTAAAAGATAACTTAAAGAAAATGAACAAACAAATTGCTGTTTTAAAAGGTCAAATGAGAAGGCTACAGCAAATAATGAATGAAAATAAAAAGAATATCAATAATAACTTAAAGCTTGCAAGTGCTGCCAAAGAGAAAGATAAAAAAGGAATTATGATTCTGAAATCTCGAAAAGCAGGAAGATTAAGAGAATCTAATTTAAAGCTAGATGAGTTGTACAGAAAAATGGAAATTTTATACAGAGTATTAACAAAAATGTATGAAAATTCTGAAATTTTAGTCGAAGATATTGAAGACCAAGTAATGGTAAAAGAACAAGAACGTAAGGCAATACGTGCGAGTCATTCTGCTATGAAATCGGCAATGAATATCATCACAGGAAACAACGATAAAAAAGAAATGTTTGATAGAGCTTTAGAGGCAATTGCTGATGATGTTAGTATGAAAATTGGTGAAATGGAGCGTTTTATGGAAATGTCAAACGGTTTTATGGATTCTATCGATTTACAAAATGGAATTTTTGAAGAAGAAGGTTTAGAATTATTAGATAAGTGGGAAAAAGAAGGAGTTTCTTTAATCCTTGGAAATCAAAAAGATTTATTAGTAAACGACAGTCATAGTGTAGATTTAGATGCACCAACATTAAAGAAAAACAAAAAGCATAATAATCAGTATACTGATTTATTCAACTTTTAA